A genomic stretch from Harpia harpyja isolate bHarHar1 chromosome 20, bHarHar1 primary haplotype, whole genome shotgun sequence includes:
- the BNIP1 gene encoding vesicle transport protein SEC20, whose product MAAAACVPVRVCHQEIVRFDLEIKAAVQDIRDCPGPLSALTELNAAVKEKFRHLRGRIQELEQMAKEQDKESEKQALLREVENHKKQMLSNQAAWRKANLACKIAIDNSEKDQLLQGRDSLRQRKTTKESLAESASNITESLMGISRMMSQQVQQSEETVQTLANSSRTILEANEEFKSMSGTIQLGRKLITKYNRRELTDKLLIFLALALFLATVLYILKKRLFPFL is encoded by the exons atggcggcggccgcCTGCGTGCCGGTGCGGGTCTGCCACCAAGAGATCGTCAGGTTCGACCTGGAGATCAAGGCGGCCGTGCAG GACATCCGGGACTGCCCGGGGCCGCTCAGCGCCCTCACGGAGCTCAACGCCGCCGTGAAGGAGAAGTTCCGCCACCTCCGCGGCCGCATCCAG GAGCTCGAACAGATGGCGAAGGAGCAAGATAAAGAGTCGGAGAAGCAAGCCTTGCTGCGAGAGGTGGAAAACCATAAGAAACAAATGCTCAG CAATCAGGCAGCTTGGAGAAAGGCAAATCTAGCTTGCAAAATTGCTATCGACAACTCTGAGAAAGATCAACTGCTGCAGGGAAGAGACTCCTTAAGACAAAG gaagACTACAAAGGAAAGTCTGGCAGAGAGTGCAAGTAACATCACAGAGAGTCTGATGGGCATTAGCAGGATGATGTCGCAGCAAGTACAGCAGAGTGAGGAGACCGTGCAAACCCTAG CCAATTCTTCACGAACCATCCTGGAAGCAAATGAAGAGTTTAAGTCCATGTCTGGGACAATTCAGTTGGGGCGAAAGCTAATAACAAAGTACAATCGCAGGGAACTGACGGACAAGCTGCTAATCTTTCTCGCCCTTGCCTTATTCCTGGCCACAGTGCtctatattttgaaaaaaagactCTTTCCATTTTTGTAA